A genomic region of Veillonellales bacterium contains the following coding sequences:
- a CDS encoding (2Fe-2S) ferredoxin domain-containing protein: MKTIEDLKRLREQVQSDTRLRYTTGTKIIIGMGTCGIAAGAREVMSAVLDEIAKRHLQDVTVTQTGCIGMCEKEVLLDVVRPGEDRITYGKVTPELVPQIIAEHVVNGRILEELVVGKFSE; the protein is encoded by the coding sequence GTGAAAACCATTGAGGATTTAAAACGGCTGCGGGAGCAGGTGCAGTCGGATACGCGGCTGCGTTATACAACAGGTACGAAAATTATTATCGGAATGGGGACTTGCGGCATTGCCGCCGGTGCCAGGGAGGTCATGTCCGCCGTGCTGGATGAAATTGCCAAACGACATTTGCAGGATGTAACGGTGACGCAGACCGGCTGTATCGGCATGTGTGAAAAGGAAGTGCTGCTGGATGTGGTGCGCCCCGGTGAAGATCGCATTACTTATGGGAAAGTGACGCCTGAACTTGTTCCGCAGATTATTGCCGAGCATGTTGTAAACGGCCGCATTTTGGAGGAACTGGTTGTCGGTAAATTTAGCGAATGA
- a CDS encoding ATP-binding protein: MRELSLQVLDLVRNSIEAGATQVALAITEDFTADRLTIEIRDNGRGMNSEECRRALDPFVTSNQTRKAGVGLGLPLVDMYTRQCGGCLSLESSPGKGTTVKAVYQHSHLDRPPLGSMTETVKAIIIGNPKLDFRYSHTVGQRTFCVTTYELTGILGDIPLTHPDVLIWITDYLSGHFNYLYGGGPGENH; this comes from the coding sequence ATGCGTGAGCTTTCATTGCAGGTACTGGATCTGGTGCGTAATTCCATTGAAGCCGGCGCTACGCAGGTTGCATTAGCCATTACGGAAGATTTTACCGCGGACAGGCTGACAATCGAGATCCGTGATAATGGACGAGGAATGAACAGCGAGGAATGCCGGCGGGCGTTGGATCCTTTTGTTACCAGCAATCAGACTCGCAAAGCGGGAGTGGGACTGGGGCTGCCGCTGGTTGACATGTATACCCGGCAATGCGGCGGCTGCCTGTCCCTTGAATCTTCGCCGGGTAAGGGAACCACGGTAAAGGCGGTTTATCAGCACAGCCATTTGGATCGACCGCCGTTGGGCAGCATGACGGAGACCGTTAAAGCGATTATTATTGGCAATCCCAAGCTGGATTTTCGTTATTCCCATACAGTGGGACAACGTACCTTTTGTGTTACAACTTATGAGTTAACCGGCATTTTGGGGGATATTCCTCTGACTCATCCTGACGTGTTAATTTGGATTACCGATTATTTGTCCGGTCATTTTAACTATTTATATGGAGGCGGTCCAGGTGAAAACCATTGA
- the nuoE gene encoding NADH-quinone oxidoreductase subunit NuoE: MNNKNEFKCSCGHDSSRFEQLEKILEKYQGVKGALIPVLQETQNTYGYLSKEVIETIAAKLDIPVSQIYGVVTFYSQFHQNPRGKNIVRVCQGTACHVRGAKAILQAVEDCLKISAGETTEDLNFTLETVACIGACGLAPVMMINEETYGRLTPEKIPEILGKYA, encoded by the coding sequence ATGAATAACAAAAATGAGTTCAAATGCAGCTGCGGCCATGACAGCAGCCGGTTTGAGCAGCTGGAGAAGATTCTGGAAAAGTATCAGGGAGTGAAAGGCGCATTGATTCCGGTTCTTCAGGAGACCCAAAATACGTATGGTTATTTGTCCAAGGAAGTGATTGAGACAATTGCTGCTAAACTGGATATTCCTGTAAGTCAGATTTATGGCGTGGTGACTTTTTATTCTCAATTTCATCAGAATCCCAGGGGAAAGAACATCGTCCGGGTATGCCAGGGAACAGCCTGTCATGTCCGGGGTGCCAAGGCCATTCTGCAGGCGGTGGAGGATTGCCTGAAAATATCAGCAGGCGAAACTACCGAGGATTTGAATTTTACGCTGGAAACGGTCGCCTGCATCGGTGCTTGCGGTTTAGCCCCGGTTATGATGATCAATGAAGAAACTTACGGTCGTCTGACGCCGGAAAAAATACCGGAAATACTCGGAAAGTATGCGTGA